One stretch of Natronobacterium gregoryi SP2 DNA includes these proteins:
- a CDS encoding DUF411 domain-containing protein, whose amino-acid sequence MAEPLQSCHTIDLNGTIVEGHMPVAVVASALEDEVTGVALPGMPAGSPGMGGEKDGEWTVYEFGDGGEPAVYAEI is encoded by the coding sequence ATCGCAGAACCCCTCCAGAGCTGTCACACTATCGACCTCAACGGGACGATCGTCGAGGGACACATGCCGGTCGCAGTCGTCGCGTCGGCGCTCGAAGACGAGGTGACGGGAGTCGCGCTTCCCGGAATGCCCGCCGGATCGCCGGGGATGGGCGGCGAGAAAGACGGGGAGTGGACGGTGTACGAATTCGGGGACGGCGGGGAACCGGCGGTGTACGCGGAGATATAG
- a CDS encoding heavy metal translocating P-type ATPase, with the protein MKSTISITGMSCATCSGTVEEAVDDLEGVEAVDVNFATDEGTVEYDPDESSLTEIYATIEDAGYDPDRTQTTVEIAGMSCSTCAQTNEDAIEEIPGVLSATVNYATEEGTVEFNPQDTSLSAIYDAIEDAGFEPERAGDDGDALTEQRESAIQRELRTKRKWTIVGSLLTAPFVLVMIDMFVPGVLPETILGVDPDWIEFVLATALMATLGKHFIAGAYTSLVNNHQANMDTLVSVGTTTGYVYSTAVVLGAIEGGLYFEAVAFILWFIYLGVWLEARSKARASSALRELLEMQAEEATVVEWETSPASRADGDAVPGDEMVVPLETVEPGDVMKVRPGEKVPTDGVVVDGQSAVDESMVTGESVPVEKGEGDEVVGSTINENGVLYVEATNVGEETAIQQIVERVKEAQARQPDVQRLVDRVSAYFVPAVIVNAVFWSVMWALEPGVLFAVSDALGSIIPLLEPVGGGPAAAAGPEGVSLLEFSVIVLASAILIACPCALGLATPMATMVGSTLSAKNGVLYKGADVLEKARGIDTVVFDKTGTLTHGDMRLTDVVPVDEVAETDGGTPAADGGVLETTGEPTADEGLLLSVAASAESGSEHPLAQAIVDGAEERGVDLADPTEFENVPGHGIRATVPEGEVLVGNRKLMEDNDVDPTPVEAAMERLEREGKTAMLVALDGALLGIVATADTVRDSAKETVAELQKRGYDVMMLTGDNERTGRAIGDQLGMDPDDVHAEVLPEDKADEIDVIQEDGNRTIMVGDGVNDAPALTTAHVGVAIGSGTDVAIESADITLMRDDPADVLKAMRVADATISKVRQNLFWAFIYNTTLIPIASIGLLNPALAGLAMAASSVSVVSNSLAFMQWDPHEDYVFLPFRPFVWLSKKVTG; encoded by the coding sequence GTGAAATCCACCATCAGCATTACCGGGATGTCGTGCGCGACGTGTTCCGGGACGGTCGAGGAGGCCGTCGACGATCTCGAGGGGGTCGAGGCTGTCGACGTGAACTTCGCGACCGACGAGGGGACCGTCGAGTACGACCCCGACGAGAGTTCGCTGACCGAAATCTATGCGACGATCGAGGACGCCGGCTACGACCCCGACCGGACGCAGACGACGGTCGAAATCGCCGGCATGTCGTGTTCGACCTGCGCCCAGACAAACGAGGACGCCATCGAGGAGATTCCTGGCGTGCTCTCGGCGACGGTCAACTACGCGACCGAAGAGGGAACCGTCGAGTTCAACCCACAGGACACCTCGCTTTCGGCGATCTACGATGCCATCGAAGATGCCGGGTTCGAACCCGAACGCGCCGGCGACGACGGCGACGCACTGACCGAACAGCGCGAGAGTGCCATCCAGCGTGAACTCCGGACCAAACGCAAGTGGACGATCGTCGGCAGCCTCCTCACCGCGCCGTTCGTGCTGGTGATGATCGACATGTTCGTCCCCGGCGTCCTGCCGGAGACGATCCTCGGTGTCGATCCCGACTGGATCGAGTTCGTCCTCGCAACGGCGCTGATGGCGACGCTTGGCAAGCACTTCATCGCAGGCGCGTACACGTCGCTGGTCAACAATCACCAGGCGAACATGGATACGCTCGTGTCGGTCGGCACCACCACGGGCTACGTCTACAGTACAGCGGTCGTCCTCGGTGCGATCGAAGGTGGACTCTACTTCGAGGCCGTCGCTTTCATTCTGTGGTTCATCTACCTCGGCGTCTGGCTCGAGGCCCGTTCGAAGGCTCGCGCGAGTTCCGCACTCCGCGAACTGCTCGAGATGCAGGCCGAAGAAGCCACTGTCGTCGAGTGGGAGACGTCCCCGGCGTCTCGAGCGGACGGCGACGCCGTCCCCGGTGACGAGATGGTCGTCCCGCTCGAGACGGTCGAACCCGGCGACGTGATGAAGGTCCGGCCGGGCGAGAAGGTGCCCACGGACGGCGTCGTCGTCGACGGCCAGAGCGCGGTCGACGAGTCGATGGTCACCGGGGAGTCGGTCCCCGTCGAGAAGGGCGAGGGCGACGAGGTTGTCGGCTCGACGATCAACGAGAATGGCGTCCTCTACGTCGAGGCGACCAACGTCGGCGAGGAGACGGCGATCCAGCAGATCGTCGAACGCGTGAAAGAGGCCCAGGCCCGCCAGCCGGACGTTCAGCGACTGGTCGACCGCGTCAGCGCCTACTTCGTCCCTGCGGTGATCGTCAACGCCGTCTTCTGGTCGGTCATGTGGGCGCTCGAGCCGGGCGTGCTCTTTGCGGTATCGGACGCGCTCGGGTCGATCATTCCGCTGCTCGAGCCGGTCGGGGGCGGTCCCGCAGCCGCAGCCGGTCCCGAGGGGGTGTCGCTGCTCGAGTTCTCCGTGATCGTCCTCGCTTCCGCCATCCTGATCGCCTGTCCCTGTGCGCTGGGGCTGGCGACGCCGATGGCGACGATGGTCGGCTCCACGCTGTCGGCGAAAAACGGCGTCCTCTACAAGGGTGCCGACGTTCTCGAGAAGGCTCGGGGCATCGACACGGTCGTCTTCGACAAGACGGGGACGCTGACTCACGGCGATATGCGCCTGACGGACGTCGTCCCGGTCGACGAGGTGGCCGAGACGGACGGTGGGACGCCGGCGGCTGATGGGGGCGTCCTCGAGACGACCGGCGAGCCCACCGCCGACGAGGGTCTCCTCCTGTCGGTCGCGGCAAGCGCCGAGTCCGGCTCCGAACACCCGCTCGCGCAGGCGATCGTCGACGGTGCCGAAGAGCGTGGCGTCGACCTCGCTGACCCGACCGAGTTCGAGAACGTCCCCGGCCACGGCATCCGCGCGACGGTCCCCGAGGGCGAGGTGCTCGTCGGGAACCGCAAGCTGATGGAAGACAACGACGTCGACCCCACGCCCGTCGAGGCGGCGATGGAGCGACTCGAACGCGAGGGCAAGACGGCGATGCTGGTCGCCTTGGACGGTGCACTTCTGGGGATCGTCGCCACCGCGGACACGGTCCGCGACAGCGCCAAAGAGACCGTCGCCGAACTCCAGAAGCGGGGCTACGACGTGATGATGCTGACCGGCGACAACGAACGCACCGGCCGCGCGATCGGTGACCAGCTCGGGATGGACCCCGACGATGTCCACGCCGAAGTCCTGCCGGAGGACAAGGCAGACGAGATCGACGTGATCCAAGAAGACGGAAACCGCACGATCATGGTCGGCGACGGCGTCAACGACGCGCCGGCGCTGACGACTGCCCACGTCGGCGTCGCGATCGGTTCCGGTACCGACGTCGCCATCGAGAGCGCCGACATCACGCTGATGCGGGACGACCCCGCCGACGTGCTCAAAGCGATGCGAGTCGCCGACGCCACCATCTCGAAGGTGCGCCAGAACCTGTTCTGGGCCTTCATCTACAACACGACGCTGATCCCGATCGCCTCGATCGGGCTGTTGAACCCCGCGCTCGCGGGACTGGCGATGGCCGCCTCGAGCGTCTCGGTCGTCTCCAACAGCCTGGCGTTCATGCAGTGGGACCCGCACGAGGACTACGTCTTCCTGCCGTTCCGGCCGTTCGTGTGGCTCTCCAAGAAGGTGACGGGCTAA
- a CDS encoding stage II sporulation protein M, translating into MNGGGNGTGDDHDEDSDGSGEDSEGGFVFGPERHPVADDEPDERSERESEPTSTLDGEADPESKRRADDDTEREPQISINLPDEDESEGEDRESATDSPSADPEPADDDPSEGPGPSPNAVRNWSLLAFVLALSSFVTAGITYATHDDLAPVVGAATLGVVFAALAVTAPIDNITILETLSAGWLEHRRPVWFSIGLFAFGMGIGVVLVAAGVDLSVLFLELLEQQYPDLAEDGEIGTTASFYLENNSQAFFVTIAGALSVGLVTAFAMLFNGVVVGNVGAIMGSTIGVDYVVAGLTPHGIFELPALFIAAGVGFRLLYRFGERVFGKRAVFLTKPYVYRTVAFVVFGWLLLALAAFVEAYVTPELLGLLFPEIVEAAGA; encoded by the coding sequence ATGAACGGTGGCGGCAACGGAACGGGAGACGATCACGACGAGGATTCCGACGGCTCGGGGGAGGACTCCGAAGGGGGGTTCGTGTTCGGACCCGAGCGCCATCCGGTCGCGGACGACGAGCCGGACGAGCGCAGCGAACGGGAGTCCGAGCCGACGTCGACTCTCGATGGAGAGGCCGATCCGGAGTCGAAACGACGAGCGGACGACGATACCGAACGGGAACCCCAGATCAGTATCAATCTGCCGGACGAAGACGAAAGCGAAGGTGAGGACAGGGAGTCGGCGACGGATTCGCCGTCTGCCGACCCAGAACCGGCCGACGACGATCCCAGTGAGGGGCCGGGGCCGAGTCCGAACGCCGTCCGGAACTGGTCGCTTCTCGCGTTCGTGCTCGCGCTCTCGTCGTTTGTCACCGCGGGAATCACGTACGCTACCCACGACGACCTCGCCCCGGTCGTCGGCGCTGCCACACTCGGCGTCGTCTTTGCGGCGCTCGCCGTCACCGCCCCGATCGACAACATCACCATCCTCGAGACGCTGTCGGCGGGCTGGCTCGAGCACCGTCGCCCGGTCTGGTTCTCGATCGGGTTGTTCGCGTTCGGGATGGGCATCGGCGTCGTCCTCGTTGCCGCCGGCGTCGACCTGTCGGTACTGTTTCTCGAACTGCTCGAGCAACAGTACCCGGATCTCGCGGAAGACGGTGAAATCGGGACGACGGCCTCGTTCTACCTCGAGAACAACTCACAGGCGTTTTTCGTCACGATCGCCGGAGCGCTTTCCGTCGGCCTGGTAACCGCGTTCGCGATGCTGTTCAACGGAGTCGTCGTCGGGAACGTCGGTGCCATCATGGGAAGTACTATCGGGGTCGACTACGTCGTCGCGGGACTGACGCCACACGGTATCTTCGAACTTCCGGCACTGTTTATCGCCGCTGGCGTCGGCTTCCGACTGCTCTACCGGTTTGGCGAACGCGTCTTCGGCAAACGAGCGGTGTTCCTCACGAAACCGTACGTCTACCGGACCGTCGCGTTCGTCGTCTTCGGCTGGCTCCTGCTCGCTCTCGCCGCGTTCGTCGAGGCCTACGTCACGCCGGAACTGCTCGGGTTACTGTTCCCCGAAATCGTCGAGGCGGCGGGAGCATAA